TCCGCCGGGTCGCGCGTGCCGGGACCGGGGAGGCGGAGGTCGGCCAGGAGGTCCTCCACGGCCGGGGCCAGGCCCGAGCGCGGTGTGCCGGGCGCGAGGACGCCCGTGCGGTGGCCGACGAGAACGTCCCCGGCGGCTCTGGCCACCACCCGGCCCCGGCCCAGCGGTTCGGCGTGGGTGAGGACGGACTGGACCGCCTCCACCACCTCGCCCCGGCCCGGGGCGGGCAGGCCGCGCAGGCGCGCCAGGTCGACCGCCATCCGCAGCGCTTCCCTGGCCTCGCCGGGACCGGCGGGGTGGCCCAGTTCCCGGACCCGCGCGCAGATCCGCACGATCACGGTCGCGGCGGCGGACTCGATCGCGGCCGGGTCTCCCCCGGCCTCCAGCACGGCCTGCTGCCACTCGGGGTCGCGGATGCCCGCCGGGTAGCCGGACCGCTCGTCCAGCAGCGAGAACGCATACGGGACGAGAGAAGTCACCAGGTCGGCCGACGTGTCCACTGTGGACTCGCCCGTCGCGGGCTCCAGCAGGGCCGCCGCGTGGAACGAGCCGACCACCGCCGCGCAGCGCCGGTCGCCGACACCGGCCACCGCGTCGCGCATCCACGCTTCGCGGCGCAGGTCGAACGGGTCCACACCGGGGCCGTCCGCGGCGTCGCGGCGCAGCGCCCAGCCGACCAGCAGGGCCGCCCGCCGCACCGCCTCCGGTGCCTGGCCGGGCGCGGCGGCCTCGACCAGGCGGTCCCACAGGTCGTCGCCCTCCCGACCGGTGACCGCGCGCCGCAGCGCGTCGGCCAGCGGTGTGCCGGTGGCGGCGGCGGGTGTGTGGCCGGAGCCGCGCTGGGACAGGGGCAGGTCGCAGGTGCGGACCTCGACCCCGTGTCGGAAGGCCCAGCGGATCGCCGCCAGCTCGGGCGAGAAGTCGGCGAACGGGTAGAACGCCAGGCCGCTGCCGTCGCGGTGCGCGCCGGACAGGGCGACCGGGGCGGTGAGGCCGGGGTCGGCCAGGTGCGGCAGCCACGAGCCGAGCTCCTCGGGCAGCTCGACCAGGAGCACCTCCGGGTCGGCCGCCGCGAGGAGGTCGGGCATGACGGCGGCCAGGGCGGGCGAGTGGTGCCGCACGCCGATGAGGACGGGCGCGCGGTGCTCGGCCAGTCGGGCGGCGACCTCGCGCGCGCCGCCCGACTCCGGGGGCGAAGTGGGGTCAGGCGTCGAGGACATCGCGGAGTTCCCAGAGGCGTCGCCAGGTTCGGGCGCCGGACTCGGCTCGGCGGCGGACGGCGCCGTCCCAGTAGCCCAACAACTTCGCCGCGTCGGTCGGGTCGTCCTTGCGGACCACTCCGAGCAGGTGGCCGGGCAGCAGGGACAGCGGGTCGCGGTCGCCGGGGAAGTAGGCGTCGGACAGGCCCAGCGCGGTGGCCACCGAGACCGCCTCCGCCGTGCTCATCACCGTGGACGGCCGCTCGACCGCCCAGCCCTCCTCCGACACCCCGTTGCGGAGGTCCCGGAAGGCCGTGACCAACACCTCCAGCACCACGTCGTCCACCGCGAACGGCGCACGCACCCGTTCCAGCGCCGCCGTGGCCTGCCGCCGCACCAACTCCGTCTCCGCGGCGAGGGACCCGATCGGGCCGACCGCCTCGAAGTTGAACCGGCGTTTGAGCGCCGCCGACATCTCCGACACGCCCCGGTCCCGCAGGTTCGCCGTGGCGATCACGGTGAACCCGGGTGCGGCGTGCACGGCCTCGCTCTCCGTGCCGGACAGCTCGGGCACCGCGATCCGCCGGTCGGACAGGATCGACACCAGCGCGTCCTGCACCTCCGGCAGGCAGCGGGTGACCTCCTCGACCCGCACCACGCCGCCGTTGCGCATCGCGTTGAGCACCGGCGACGGCACCAGCGCACGCGGTGTCGGCCCCTCGGCCAGCAGCAGGGCGTAGTTCCAGCCGTAGCGCAGCTGGTCCTCGGTGGTGCCGGCGGTGCCCTGGACAACCAGCTGGCTGCTGCCCGACACGGCCGCCGCCAGCAGCTCCGACAGCATGGACTTCGCCGTGCCCGGCTCGCCGACCAGCAGCAGGCCGCGCTCACCGGCGAGGGTCACCACGGCCCGTTCGACCAGGGCCCGCTCCCCCACGAACTTCGGGCTGATCACCAGCCGCGCGGGCAGCCCGTCGACGGGTGCGGGCAACGCCAACGGGTCGCCGCTGCCCATCACGAACGTGACCACCGCGCGGGGCGTGAGCCGCCAGCCCGGCGGGCGCGGGCCGTCGTCGTAGGCGGCCAGGAACGCCAACTCCTCGCGGTAGGCGTCCTCGGCCGGTTCGATCTGCCGTGCGGCGGTCACCGTCGTCCTCCGGTCTTGAGCTCTTCGTAAGCGGGGGCGTCGCCGTCCAGCACGCGCCGCCAGGCACGCGCGAACAGGTCGGCGACGGGCTCGCGGGGCACGATCACCCCGGCGGGCTCGGTGGTGAAGCCGAACATCGGCGCCTTCCACGACTCCAGCGGCAGGTGCGGGCTGCCCAGCGCGAGCCACCCGCCGGGCAGGAACAGCGACCGCCCCGCCCGGGACCGCTTCGCCGTGAGCACCAGGTCGGTCGCGGCCAGCGCCTCGCGGGCCCCGCGCAGCCGGGCCGGCTTCCACCCGGTCCACCGGGCCACGTTGGCGTCGGTCGGGTCCGGCAGCGCCAGCAGTTGCAGGTACAGCACGGCGGCGTCCTCCGGCAGGCCGGTCTTCGCCGCGACCTCCGCGACCAGGCCGGGCACGGACACCGTCGGGTCCTGGAAGTACACGTCCGGATCGGTGTCGGCCCGCGCCGAGCACGCCGCGGCGAGGGACGCCTCGCCCAGCACGTCCAGCGCCGCCACCAGGTGGTTCGCGTAGCTGATCTCGGCCAGCGCGGCCAGCTCCGCCCGGTCCCCCGGGCCGACCAGGCTCACGTGGACGACGGCCTTGCTGTAGTGGTCGTTGCTGCGGATCACCGACAGCCACGGCCGCGCCTGGAGCACCTCGCCTTCCGGTGCCTCGGCGACGCCGAGCAGGTTGTGCAGCGACTTGGACTCGATCCACGAGTTCAGCTCGATGAGGAACCCCGGGTGGGCGACCCGCTGCCGCACGAGGTCCAACGCCACCGGGAGGGCCGAGCGCAGCGGCGAGGCGGCGGGCAGCCGGTAGGCCAGCCACGCCAGCACCTCGGGCACCGAGTGCAGCTCCGCGACCCCGAAGCCCCCGGGTTCGCGGGCGACCACCGACCCGCCGTCCAGCCGCGCGTCCCGGTCCAGCGTGAGCCACGGCGTGGTCTCCGGGTTGACCACGCCGGTGACGTACTCGCCGCCGGACCGGACGGGCAGCTTCACCGCGTCGGCCAGCACGTCGTCGGGCACCGGGCGGCGCACGCCCTTCTCCGCGATCCACACCGCCGCCACGGCCTCGACGTCGGGACCGCTGGTCCACAGGTCGGCCGGGTCGGCGGGCACGGCCGCCGCCAGCAGCCGCCGCCGGAACCCGTCGTCCAGGGGTCGCAGCCGCTCCTTCGCGGTCTTCGCGCCCGCCGCGGACAGGTCGAGCAGCTTGCGCTCGGCGGTGCTCAGGTAGGTGGACTGCCAGGTGTCCACGCCGGGCATGCCGGCCAGCAGCACGGTCGCCTCGGCCGTGCCCACGCCGGTGCGCTCGGCGAACTCGGCCACCGCCGCCGGGAACCACGGCGCCGGACCGCGTTCGGCCAGCACCGCCAGGAACCGCCGGATGCGCTCGGACCCGAACGGGGTGTCGACCTCCCGCGCGGTGTCCAACCGCCAGCCGCGGGGCAGCTCGAACCGGCCCGGCGTGACCGCGTACTGGATGCCGTCGTACCGGTTGTCCCCGTTGTAGATCCACTGTTCCTGGAACACCGCCACGAACCCGCCCTCCACGGGGGTGACGCGGTGCTTGGGGTTGGCCTGGCCCTCCGGCACGGCAGCGCTGACCAGCCGCCAGTGCCCCGGCGCGTCGGCGAGCCCGTGGTCGGCGATCGCGCCCAGGAGCACGGTCAGCGCGTCCCGGTGCTCGGGCGGGGTCAGCGGGGACGCGGCGCGGTGGGCCAGCGCCGCCAGGTCCGGCAGCCACAACCACCACCACGTGGGGCTGTGCTCGCCGAGCTCGCGGCCGGCCGTCCCCCCTGCGGCGGTCGCGGCCACGGCGGCCAGTTCCGCGATCTGCTGGGGCGCGCGGGTCTCCACCGTGCCGGAGCTGCCCGACGTCGAGTCGAACCACGACAGCGCCGCGCGCATCGCGTCCTCGGTGACCACCGGGCCGCGCGGGGCGAACACCGACGTGTCGACCTGGCGGGCCCGCGCGGCGATCTCGCCGTAGCGGCGGTAGCGGACCAGCAGGTCGGCCGCCCGCCGCACCAGCTCGACCACGCCCGCCAGCAGACCGGGGTGGGTCAGGCCGGGCAGGTGCCGCCGGACCGCGCGCACCACCTCGTGGTCGTGGTCGCCGCCCGCGAACGCCGCCAGCCGCTCCGACCGGCTCCGGGCGTCGGGCGCGTCCAGGGCCGCCGCGATCATGGCGTCCACGGCCTCGCGGGACACCGCCCGCAGCGCCGCCGACCCGGCCTCGTCACGCGGCTTGAGCACGTGCCACCAGTCCAGCGGCGGCACCAGGGGCGTGCCGGCGGCGAACCGCTGGAGGCTCGCCTCGGACTTCACGTCGCCCAGCTCCACGCCGTGCACGTCGTGCAGGGCCACGGAGTCGTGGTTGCCGCCGATCAGGTCCAGCCGCCCGCCCGCGGGCAGGCGCAGCGAGCCCAGCGGGCGCGACCGGCCGGGCGCCACCCGCACC
This DNA window, taken from Saccharothrix variisporea, encodes the following:
- a CDS encoding ATP-binding protein, whose translation is MTAARQIEPAEDAYREELAFLAAYDDGPRPPGWRLTPRAVVTFVMGSGDPLALPAPVDGLPARLVISPKFVGERALVERAVVTLAGERGLLLVGEPGTAKSMLSELLAAAVSGSSQLVVQGTAGTTEDQLRYGWNYALLLAEGPTPRALVPSPVLNAMRNGGVVRVEEVTRCLPEVQDALVSILSDRRIAVPELSGTESEAVHAAPGFTVIATANLRDRGVSEMSAALKRRFNFEAVGPIGSLAAETELVRRQATAALERVRAPFAVDDVVLEVLVTAFRDLRNGVSEEGWAVERPSTVMSTAEAVSVATALGLSDAYFPGDRDPLSLLPGHLLGVVRKDDPTDAAKLLGYWDGAVRRRAESGARTWRRLWELRDVLDA